From the genome of Anoplopoma fimbria isolate UVic2021 breed Golden Eagle Sablefish chromosome 1, Afim_UVic_2022, whole genome shotgun sequence, one region includes:
- the LOC129097273 gene encoding extracellular calcium-sensing receptor-like has protein sequence MGDVTVQSQSCDPLTEQLHKLVSLEGDDSDRNGPQPPQLRQEVKNPTATTTAASMSWLPWFFTPWSPSALSLLLLSVVDRQTGLQVVQAILCSRLGEPINKSLSQDGDQAALSLVGGDTHSCNYPLTPSTPGSAAYEQPGETAAVGQPVPLLIGPASSTTTIVLSRVLGPLSVPLISYLASCPCLSDRLNFPNVFRTIPSDIYQARAMARLAIRFRWTWMGAVIENKDYGNLAIQAFQEETQGKGVCLEFIETVLQETIVSDASRIALTIQASTARVILVFCWYTEIKEVFLELAKINVTDRQFLASEAWSTSDDILKDLDISKVASGVLGVAIRSSTIPGFENYLRSLHPMHRPDDEFLREFWEKEFGCRLGATQSHETSLSPAEGSSQKASLPLCRGTESLEGVQNHFTDISQLRVAYNVYLAVYAAANALHSLLSCPDKESSPGYNSSTCSSPKHIKPIELLQHLNKVNVTTPQGEMFYFQGADIPAKYDLVNWQNTPDGSLKLVLIGRVDGSDLHLNESAIQWSTGSNQVPVSVCRESCPPGTRKANRKGEPLCCFDCIPCAEGEISNQTNSLHCERCPSEFWSNAKGTTCIPRQLDFLSFNETLGITLTTAAVSGAAVTTAVFVMFLYYRQTPVVRANNSELSFLLLLSLKLCFLCSLVFIGRPSVWSCRFQQAAFGISFVLCVSCLLVKTVVVLAAFRSARPGAGSLMKWFGPGQQRGSVCLFTSIQIIICATWLSLSPPVPQRDLGFQGSKVTLECAMASVIGFSLVLGYIGLLACTSLLLAFLARKLPDNFNEAKLITFSMLIFCAVWVAFVPAYISSSGKYVVAVEIFAILASSYGLLLCIFAPKCFIILLRPEKNTKKHLMAR, from the exons ATGGGGGACGTAACTGTCCAATCACAGTCTTGTGATCCACTTACAGAACAGCTACACAAGCTGGTCAGTCTAGAGGGGGATGACAGTGACAGAAATGGACCCCAGCCTCCTCAGTTGCGTCAGGAAGTAAAAAACCCCACTGCCACAACCACAG CTGCCTCCATGTCTTGGTTGCCCTGGTTCTTCACTCCGTGGTCCCCCTCAGCCCTCTCCCTGCTGCTTCTCAGTgtagtggacagacagacagggctTCAGGTGGTTCAGGCGATATTGTGCTCTCGGTTGGGAGAGCCGATCAACAAGAGcctctcccaggatggagaT CAAGCTGCACTGTCACTGGTgggaggagacacacacagctgcaactACCCCTTAACACCCTCTACGCCTGGTTCTGCAGCTTATGAACAACCTGGAGAGACAGCAG CAGTGGGTCAGCCTGTTCCTTTGCTCATTGGTCCTGCCTCGTCAACAACAACCATAGTTCTGTCCAGGGTCCTGGGGCCTCTCTCTGTGCCGCTT ATCAGCTACCTGGCAAGCTGCCCTTGTCTGAGCGACAGGCTTAACTTTCCTAATGTCTTCAGAACAATCCCCAGTGATATTTACCAAGCCCGAGCCATGGCACGACTGGCCATTCGCTTCCGCTGGACTTGGATGGGAGCTGTGATTGAAAACAAGGATTATGGTAACCTCGCAatacag GCCTTTCAGGAAGAGACCCAGGGGAAAGGGGTATGTTTGGAATTCATAGAGACTGTTCTTCAAGAAACTATTGTGAGTGATGCCAGTCGTATAGCCCTCACAATTCAAGCTTCGACTGCCAGGGTGATTCTGGTCTTTTGCTGGTATACAGAGATTAAGGAAGTGTTTCTGGAACTGGCCAAGATAAAT GTGACTGACAGACAGTTTCTGGCCAGTGAGGCTTGGAGCACCAGTGATGATATTCTTAAAGATCTTGACATCTCTAAAGTGGCAAGTGGTGTTCTGGGTGTGGCCATTCGAAGTTCAACAATACCCGGATTTGAAAATTATCTCAGAAGTTTGCACCCCATGCATCGTCCTGATGATGAATTCTTACGAGAATTCTGGGAAAAGGAGTTTGGATGCAGGCTTGGAGCTACACAATCACACGAGACATCGCTCTCTCCTGCTGAGGGGTCCTCTCAGAAAGCTTCTCTGCCACTCTGCAGAGGAACAGAGTCCCTGGAGGGAGTGCAGAATCACTTCACTGATATTTCCCAGCTGAGGGTGGCATATAATGTCTACCTTGCTGTTTATGCTGCAGCCAATGCCCTTCACAGCCTCCTGTCCTGCCCTGATAAAGAAAGCTCACCTGGATACAACAGCTCCACCTGCTCTTCTCCAAAACACATCAAACCCATAGAG cTGTTGCAGCACTTGAACAAAGTGAACGTCACCACACCACAaggggaaatgttttatttccaaggTGCCGACATTCCAGCAAAGTACGACCTTGTCAACTGGCAGAACACCCCTGATGGGTCACTCAAACTTGTTTTGATCGGTCGCGTGGACGGGTCTGACCTCCACCTTAATGAATCAGCCATTCAGTGGAGCACAGGATCCAATCAG GTGCCTGTTTCAGTGTGCAGAGAGAGCTGTCCCCCAGGTACCAGAAAGGCAAATAGGAAAGGAGAACCGCTCTGCTGCTTTGACTGTATCCCATGTGCTGAAGGGGAGATTAGCAATCAAACTA ATTCTTTACACTGTGAGCGTTGTCCATCTGAGTTTTGGTCCAATGCTAAGGGAACTACCTGCATCCCTCGCCAGCTGGACTTCCTTTCCTTTAATGAAACTTTGGGCATCACCCTGACTACAGCAGCTGTGTCTGGTGCCGCGGTGACAACAGCTGTGTTCGTGATGTTTCTCTACTACCGTCAAACACCAGTG GTGCGGGCAAATAATTCAGAACTgagcttcctgctcctcctgtctctGAAGCTGTGCTTCCTGTGCTCACTGGTGTTCATTGGTCGTCCATCAGTCTGGTCTTGTCGGTTCCAACAGGCAGCTTTTGGGATCAgctttgtactttgtgtttcttgCCTGCTGGTCAAAACCGTAGTTGTTCTGGCAGCTTTCCGCTCAGCTCGGCCTGGTGCTGGATCCTTGATGAAATGGTTTGGTCCAGGCCAACAGAGAGGAAGTGTCTGCCTCTTTACATCTATACAG ATCATCATCTGTGCAACATGGCTGTCCCTCAGCCCCCCTGTGCCTCAACGTGATCTGGGTTTccaagggtcaaaggtcacattgGAGTGTGCCATGGCCTCTGTGATCGGCTTCTCTCTGGTTCTAGGTTACATTGGTCTGCTGGCCTGCACCAGTCTCCTCTTGGCCTTTCTTGCTCGGAAACTCCCTGACAACTTTAACGAGGCCAAACTGATCACCTTCAGCATGCTGATATTCTGTGCTGTCTGGGTGGCCTTTGTCCCTGCTTACATTAGCTCTTCTGGAAAGTATGTTGTTGCTGTGGAGATTTTTGCAATCCTGGCTTCTAGCTATGGTTTACTGCTCTGCATTTTTGCACCCAAATGTTTCATAATTCTCTTGAGgcctgagaaaaacacaaagaaacacttgATGGCAAGGTAG
- the LOC129097283 gene encoding LOW QUALITY PROTEIN: vomeronasal type-2 receptor 26-like (The sequence of the model RefSeq protein was modified relative to this genomic sequence to represent the inferred CDS: inserted 1 base in 1 codon), with protein sequence FTTPQGEMFYFQGADIPSKYDLVNWQNTPEGSLNLVLIGREDGFDLILNESAIQWSTGSNQVPVSVCSESCPPGTRKANRKGEPLCCFDCIPCAEGEIGNQTDSLHCEHCPSEFWSNTKRTACIPRQLDFLSFNETLGITLTTAAVSGAAVTTAVFVVFLCYRQTPVVRANNSELSFLLLLSLKLCFLCSLVFIGRPSVWSCWIQQAAFGISFVLCVSCLQVKTIVVLAAFRSARPGAEALIRWFGPGQQRGSVCLLTCVQIIICVTWLSLSPPVPXTWGIQGSKVTLECAMDSVIGFSLVLGYIGLQACTSLLLAFLARKLPDNFNEAKLITFSMLIFCAVWVAFVPAYISSPGKYTVAVEVFAILASSYGLLLCIFAPKCFIILLRPEKNTKKHLMAR encoded by the exons TTCACCACGCCACAGggtgaaatgttttatttccaaggTGCTGACATTCCATCAAAGTACGACCTTGTCAACTGGCAGAACACCCCTGAGGGGTCACTCAATCTTGTTTTGATCGGTCGTGAGGACGGGTTTGACCTCATCCTTAATGAATCAGCTATTCAATGGAGCACAGGATCCAATCAG GTGCCTGTTTCAGTGTGCAGTGAGAGCTGTCCCCCAGGTACCAGAAAGGCCAATAGGAAAGGAGaacctctctgctgctttgactGTATCCCATGTGCTGAAGGGGAGATTGGCAATCAAACTG ACTCCCTTCACTGTGAGCATTGTCCATCTGAGTTTTGGTCCAATACTAAGCGAACTGCCTGCATCCCTCGCCAGCTGGACTTCCTTTCCTTTAATGAAACGTTGGGCATCACCCTGACTACAGCAGCTGTGTCTGGTGCCGCGGTGACAACAGCTGTGTTCGTGGTGTTTCTTTGCTACCGTCAAACACCAGTG GTGCGGGCAAACAATTCAGAACTgagcttcctgctcctcctgtctctGAAGCTGTGCTTCCTGTGCTCACTGGTGTTCATTGGTCGTCCATCAGTCTGGTCTTGTTGGATCCAACAGGCAGCTTTTGGGATCAgctttgtactttgtgtttcttgtCTCCAAGTCAAGACTATAGTTGTTCTGGCAGCTTTCCGCTCAGCTCGGCCTGGTGCTGAAGCCTTGATTAGGTGGTTTGGTCCAGGCCAACAGAGAGGAAGCGTTTGTCTTCTTACTTGTGTACAG ATTATCATCTGTGTGACATGGCTGTCCCTCAGCCCCCCTGTGC CAACGTGGGGTAtccaggggtcaaaggtcaccttGGAGTGTGCCATGGACTCTGTGATCGGCTTCTCTCTGGTTCTGGGTTACATTGGTCTGCAGGCCTGCACCAGTCTCCTCCTGGCCTTTCTTGCTCGGAAACTCCCTGACAACTTTAACGAGGCCAAACTGATCACCTTCAGCATGCTGATATTCTGTGCTGTCTGGGTGGCCTTTGTCCCTGCTTACATTAGCTCTCCTGGGAAATACACTGTTGCTGTGGAGGTTTTTGCAATCCTGGCCTCTAGCTATGGTTTACTGCTCTGCATTTTTGCCCCCAAATGTTTCATAATTCTCTTGAGgcctgagaaaaacacaaagaaacacttgATGGCCCGATGA
- the LOC129097292 gene encoding extracellular calcium-sensing receptor-like, which yields MTFAVEEINRNSTLLPGLKLGYRILDSCLSSYWAQQAALSLVGGDAHSCNYPLTPSTPGSAAYEQPGETAAVGQPVPLLIGPASSTTTIVLSRVLGPLSVPLISYLASCPCLSDRLNFPNVFRTIPSDIYQARAMARLAIRFRWTWMGAVIVNKDYGNLAIQAFQEETQGKGICLEFIETVLKETIESDASRVALTIQASTARVILVFCWYTEIKKVFLELAKINVTDRQFLASEAWSTSDDILKDLDISKVASGVLGVAIRSSTIPGFENYLRSLHPMRRPDDEFLREFWEKEFGCRLGATQSHETSLSPAEGSSQKASLPLCRGTESLEGVQNHFTDISQLRMAYNVYLAVYAAAHALHSLLSCPDKESSPGYNSSTCSSPKHIKPIELLQHLNKVNVTTPQGEMFYFQGADIPAKYDLVNWQNTPDESLKLVLIGRVDGFDLILNESAIQWSTGSNQVPVSVCSESCPPGTRKANRKGEPLCCFDCIPCAEGEISNQTNSLHCEHCPSEFWSNAKGTTCIPRQLDFLSFNETLGITLTTAAVSGAAVTTAVFVMFLYYRQTPVVRANNSELSFLLLLSLKLCFMCSLVFIGRPSVWSCRFQQAAFGISFVLCVSCLLVKTVVVLAVFRSARPGAGSLMKWFGPGQQRGSVCLFTSIQIIICVTWLSLSPPVPQRDLGFQGSKVTLECAMASVIGFSLVLGYIGLLACTCLLLAFLARKLPDKFNEAKLITFSMLIFCAVWVAFVPAYISSPGKYVVAVEIFAILASSYGLLLCIFAPKCFIILLRPEKNTKKHLMAR from the exons ATGACGTTTGCGGTGGAGGAAATCAATCGAAACAGCACCCTGCTACCGGGATTGAAGCTTGGCTACCGTATTCTTGATAGCTGTTTAAGCTCTTACTGGGCTCAGCAAGCTGCACTGTCACTGGTGGGAGGAGACGCACACAGCTGCAACTACCCCTTAACACCCTCTACGCCTGGTTCTGCAGCTTATGAACAACCTGGAGAGACAGCAG CAGTGGGTCAGCCTGTTCCTTTGCTCATTGGTCCTGCCTCGTCAACAACAACCATAGTTCTGTCCAGGGTCCTGGGGCCTCTCTCTGTGCCGCTT atCAGCTACCTGGCAAGCTGTCCTTGTCTGAGCGACAGGCTTAACTTTCCTAATGTCTTCAGAACAATCCCCAGTGATATTTACCAAGCCCGAGCCATGGCACGACTGGCCATTCGCTTCCGCTGGACTTGGATGGGAGCTGTGATTGTAAACAAGGATTATGGTAACCTCGCAatacag GCCTTTCAGGAAGAGACCCAGGGGAAAGGGATATGTTTGGAATTCATAGAGACTGTCCTTAAAGAAACTATTGAGAGTGATGCCAGTCGTGTAGCCCTCACAATTCAAGCTTCGACTGCCAGGGTGATTCTGGTCTTTTGCTGGTATACAGAGATTAAGAAAGTGTTTCTGGAACTGGCCAAGATAAAT GTGACTGACAGACAGTTTCTGGCCAGTGAGGCTTGGAGCACCAGTGATGATATTCTTAAAGATCTTGACATCTCTAAAGTGGCAAGTGGTGTTCTGGGTGTGGCCATTCGAAGTTCAACAATACCCGGATTTGAAAATTATCTCAGAAGTTTGCACCCCATGCGTCGTCCTGATGATGAATTCTTACGAGAATTCTGGGAAAAGGAGTTTGGATGCAGGCTTGGAGCTACACAATCACACGAGACATCGCTCTCTCCTGCTGAGGGGTCCTCTCAGAAAGCTTCTCTGCCACTCTGCAGAGGAACAGAGTCCCTGGAGGGAGTGCAGAATCACTTCACTGATATTTCCCAGCTAAGGATGGCATATAATGTCTACCTTGCTGTTTATGCTGCAGCCCATGCCCTTCACAGCCTCCTGTCCTGCCCTGATAAAGAAAGCTCACCTGGATACAACAGCTCCACCTGCTCGTCTCCAAAACACATCAAACCCATAGAG CTGTTGCAGCACTTGAACAAAGTGAACGTCACCACACCACAaggggaaatgttttatttccaaggTGCCGATATTCCAGCAAAGTACGACCTTGTCAACTGGCAGAACACCCCTGATGAGTCACTCAAACTTGTTTTGATTGGTCGTGTGGACGGGTTTGACCTCATCCTTAATGAATCAGCCATTCAGTGGAGCACAGGATCCAATCAG GTGCCTGTTTCAGTGTGCAGTGAGAGCTGTCCCCCAGGTACCAGAAAGGCCAACAGGAAAGGAGAACCGCTCTGCTGCTTTGACTGTATCCCATGTGCTGAAGGGGAGATTAGCAATCAAACTA ATTCTTTACATTGTGAGCATTGTCCATCTGAGTTTTGGTCCAATGCTAAGGGAACTACCTGCATCCCTCGCCAGCTGGACTTCCTTTCCTTTAATGAAACATTGGGCATCACCCTGACTACAGCAGCTGTGTCTGGTGCCGCGGTGACAACAGCTGTGTTCGTGATGTTTCTCTACTACCGTCAAACACCAGTG GTGCGGGCAAATAATTCAGAACTgagcttcctgctcctcctgtctctGAAGCTGTGCTTCATGTGCTCACTGGTGTTCATTGGTCGTCCATCAGTCTGGTCTTGTCGGTTCCAACAGGCAGCTTTTGGGATCAgctttgtactttgtgtttcttgCCTGCTGGTCAAAACCGTAGTAGTTCTTGCTGTTTTCCGCTCAGCTCGGCCTGGTGCTGGATCCTTGATGAAATGGTTTGGTCCAGGCCAACAGAGAGGAAGTGTCTGCCTCTTTACATCTATACAG ATCATCATCTGTGTGACATGGCTGTCCCTCAGCCCCCCTGTGCCTCAACGTGATCTGGGTTTccaagggtcaaaggtcacattaGAGTGTGCCATGGCCTCTGTGATCGGCTTCTCTCTGGTTCTGGGTTACATTGGTCTGCTGGCCTgcacctgtctcctcctggcCTTTCTTGCTCGGAAACTCCCTGACAAATTTAACGAGGCCAAACTGATCACCTTCAGCATGCTGATATTCTGTGCTGTCTGGGTGGCCTTTGTCCCTGCTTACATTAGCTCTCCTGGGAAGTATGTTGTTGCTGTGGAGATTTTTGCAATCCTGGCTTCTAGCTATGGTTTACTGCTCTGCATTTTTGCACCCAAATGTTTCATAATTCTTTTGAGGccggaaaaaaacacaaagaaacacttgATGGCAAGGTAG